Proteins co-encoded in one Hymenobacter swuensis DY53 genomic window:
- a CDS encoding ArsR/SmtB family transcription factor yields the protein MTYAKLSEFTAEQQQLARMAKALAHPARVAIIQLLASKTTCISGDIAAELPLSRTTVSQHLQELKALDLIRGDIDGLTVCYCLNTELWQQVQQQFAAFFAQATTSAAGAPAAACGC from the coding sequence ATGACCTACGCCAAGCTGAGCGAATTCACTGCCGAACAACAACAGCTGGCCCGGATGGCCAAGGCCCTGGCGCACCCGGCGCGAGTGGCCATTATTCAGTTGCTGGCCAGCAAAACCACTTGCATTTCCGGAGATATTGCGGCGGAGCTACCGTTGTCGCGCACCACGGTTTCCCAGCATTTGCAGGAACTGAAGGCACTGGACCTCATCCGGGGCGACATTGATGGGCTGACGGTATGCTACTGCTTGAACACGGAGTTGTGGCAGCAGGTACAACAACAGTTTGCCGCATTTTTCGCCCAAGCCACTACCTCGGCCGCTGGCGCCCCGGCAGCAGCATGCGGCTGCTAA
- a CDS encoding heavy metal-binding domain-containing protein, translating to MKILHVLAAALLLAAPLSAAAQHSHKPGTAAHGHQAAGETHAHQSPHGGIVRTAGKYHLELVQQAGQLHVYLLDGNEKALPVAGATGTAMLLSTTGKTTSVKLTPTGDHLLAAMPAGTTLRTAIVSLKANGSSLSARFEKLDAAAKASKAVSAAYACPMNCEGSASGKPGSCPKCGMALVKKS from the coding sequence ATGAAGATTCTCCACGTTCTCGCCGCCGCCCTGTTGCTGGCCGCGCCGCTATCCGCTGCGGCCCAGCACAGTCACAAGCCCGGCACTGCCGCCCACGGCCACCAGGCGGCCGGCGAAACCCACGCCCACCAATCGCCCCACGGCGGCATCGTTCGCACGGCGGGCAAGTACCATTTGGAGCTGGTGCAGCAGGCCGGCCAGCTGCACGTTTACCTGCTCGATGGCAACGAGAAGGCGCTACCGGTGGCCGGCGCTACCGGCACGGCTATGCTGCTGAGCACGACCGGCAAAACCACCAGTGTGAAGCTGACCCCGACCGGTGACCACCTGCTGGCGGCCATGCCCGCCGGCACCACGCTGCGCACGGCCATCGTGAGCCTCAAGGCCAATGGCAGCTCGCTCAGCGCCCGGTTTGAGAAGCTTGACGCGGCTGCAAAAGCAAGCAAGGCCGTTTCCGCCGCGTACGCCTGCCCGATGAACTGCGAAGGCAGTGCCAGCGGCAAGCCCGGCAGCTGCCCCAAGTGCGGCATGGCCCTCGTGAAAAAGTCGTAG
- a CDS encoding GNAT family N-acetyltransferase yields MSAQVTHHSKDQEFTIEQDGYTAELAYSLPAAGIIDFTHTFVDELLRGKGMGEELAKAGLAYARQQKLKVRTSCAFMQDFVQKHLQYQPLLDDATGQK; encoded by the coding sequence ATGTCTGCACAGGTTACGCACCATTCCAAGGACCAAGAGTTTACCATCGAACAGGACGGCTATACCGCTGAGCTGGCGTACAGTCTGCCTGCCGCCGGTATTATTGATTTTACGCACACGTTTGTGGACGAGTTGTTACGCGGTAAAGGCATGGGCGAAGAACTGGCCAAAGCCGGGCTGGCATACGCCCGCCAGCAAAAGCTCAAAGTGCGCACCAGTTGCGCCTTTATGCAGGATTTTGTGCAAAAGCACTTACAATACCAGCCATTACTGGACGATGCCACCGGGCAAAAGTAG
- a CDS encoding endonuclease, with protein MKHFFAWMLGATLSLGSVATLAQTQPPAPATSLQGQALKDWLRQNWYDGKRVVLSYNEARGKMYNYIDNQSGRVVCVYSGYTETVRLDSSSTSTGVVNRINCEHTVPQSWFNEAVRMRSDIHHLFPTYDTWNSDRGSDPFAEIPDAQTMKWVRNTQSQTTIPTSNIDEYSEDTNSQFEPREDHKGNLARAIFYFYTMHQGQAFDSGKEVITAAADLNTLYQWHLADPVDARERERNRRAAKSQGNFNPYITYPDLVARAWGFQVLPTFSFSAATGSIPEGNTGTSTYTATVSVTPAPTTALTVQVAFDAANSTATLDQDFTFVSPQTLTFAAGQTSQTVTVTVNGDTTPEADETVALNLINPSSGAAVGGPATQVLTIVHDDANPALLQFFTSVSSGTEGNTGVTNWTIPITLSGGAGTVTYPITVPVTIEAAATTATNGTDYSLPVGSVTFQNAAVTTMSFSLVVNGDLVPEPNETIRLRLGTPSDPNVVFGPNRTHTFTILNDDQAPAGSPCTDLFFSEYVEGSASNTKVIEIYNPSPAPINLAGIEVRLFANGSTSPTTTQALTGTIAPGDVYVVANTGVASAAVAAQTDLQSNVGFFNGDDALLLLDGTDTLDVIGVIGQQPAGGWQLPGGGSTTNATLVRKTTINAGQKRWSAAAAEWQFVGTDVFTGVGSHTSGCITTGIVKSVPLNVGIEVYPNPATGNVQVRLPELRGRHEATISFYNALGQEVLRRTQLVTAAEATPVSVQALANGLYTVRVTLDGVRYSSRVAVQH; from the coding sequence ATGAAACACTTCTTCGCCTGGATGCTGGGGGCGACACTGAGCCTGGGTTCGGTGGCCACTCTGGCGCAAACACAGCCGCCGGCTCCGGCCACCAGCCTGCAGGGGCAGGCTTTGAAAGACTGGCTGCGGCAGAATTGGTACGATGGTAAGCGCGTAGTGCTGAGCTACAACGAGGCGCGCGGTAAGATGTATAACTACATCGACAACCAGAGTGGCCGCGTGGTGTGCGTATACTCCGGTTATACCGAAACGGTGCGGCTGGACTCCTCGAGCACCAGCACCGGGGTGGTCAACCGCATCAACTGTGAGCATACGGTGCCGCAGTCGTGGTTTAATGAAGCAGTGCGGATGCGTTCCGATATTCACCACCTGTTCCCCACCTACGATACCTGGAACTCGGACCGGGGCTCCGACCCGTTTGCGGAAATTCCGGATGCCCAGACGATGAAGTGGGTGCGCAATACGCAAAGCCAGACCACCATTCCAACCAGCAACATCGACGAATACAGCGAGGATACTAACTCGCAGTTTGAGCCGCGCGAAGACCACAAAGGCAACCTGGCCCGCGCTATTTTCTACTTCTACACCATGCACCAGGGTCAGGCTTTCGACTCGGGCAAGGAGGTAATTACGGCCGCCGCCGACCTGAACACGTTGTACCAGTGGCACTTGGCCGACCCGGTGGATGCCCGGGAACGGGAACGTAACCGCCGGGCGGCCAAGAGCCAAGGCAATTTCAACCCCTACATCACCTACCCTGACCTCGTGGCCCGCGCCTGGGGCTTCCAGGTGTTGCCTACCTTCTCCTTCTCGGCCGCTACCGGCTCCATTCCGGAGGGCAACACGGGCACCAGCACGTACACTGCTACCGTCTCGGTTACCCCGGCTCCTACTACTGCCCTCACGGTGCAGGTTGCCTTCGACGCTGCTAACTCCACGGCCACCCTTGACCAGGATTTCACGTTTGTGTCGCCTCAGACCCTAACCTTCGCGGCGGGTCAGACCTCGCAGACTGTTACCGTAACAGTAAACGGTGACACCACCCCAGAAGCCGATGAAACGGTGGCCCTTAATCTGATCAATCCATCATCCGGCGCGGCTGTAGGTGGTCCGGCCACCCAGGTTCTTACTATCGTGCATGATGATGCCAACCCGGCACTGCTGCAATTCTTCACGAGCGTAAGCAGCGGAACAGAGGGCAACACCGGCGTTACCAACTGGACCATTCCTATCACGCTGAGCGGCGGGGCGGGCACCGTGACGTACCCCATTACGGTACCCGTGACCATAGAAGCAGCCGCTACCACCGCTACCAATGGCACCGATTACAGCCTGCCCGTTGGGAGCGTGACGTTCCAGAACGCAGCAGTCACTACAATGTCTTTTTCCTTGGTAGTTAATGGCGACCTAGTACCGGAACCCAACGAAACAATACGGCTGCGGCTGGGCACGCCCTCGGACCCGAACGTAGTATTCGGCCCGAACCGGACGCACACGTTCACTATCCTCAACGATGACCAAGCACCGGCCGGCTCGCCCTGCACCGACCTGTTTTTCTCGGAATACGTGGAAGGCTCGGCCAGCAACACCAAGGTGATTGAAATTTACAACCCTTCCCCGGCTCCCATCAACTTGGCGGGCATCGAGGTGCGGCTATTTGCCAATGGCAGCACCAGCCCTACTACTACCCAGGCCCTCACCGGCACCATTGCTCCCGGCGACGTGTACGTTGTTGCTAACACAGGCGTAGCCTCTGCGGCAGTAGCCGCCCAAACGGACCTGCAATCCAACGTAGGTTTCTTTAATGGCGATGATGCCTTGCTGCTGCTGGACGGCACCGATACGCTGGACGTTATCGGGGTAATTGGCCAGCAGCCGGCCGGTGGCTGGCAGTTGCCCGGCGGCGGCAGCACTACCAATGCCACATTGGTGCGTAAAACGACCATAAATGCCGGCCAGAAACGCTGGAGCGCCGCTGCTGCCGAATGGCAGTTCGTGGGGACAGATGTGTTTACCGGCGTGGGCAGCCACACCAGCGGCTGCATTACTACCGGCATCGTTAAATCGGTGCCGCTGAATGTCGGCATTGAGGTATACCCGAACCCCGCAACCGGCAACGTGCAGGTGCGCCTGCCGGAACTGCGTGGCCGTCACGAGGCAACCATCAGTTTCTACAATGCCCTGGGCCAGGAAGTACTGCGCCGCACGCAACTGGTTACCGCCGCCGAAGCCACTCCAGTTAGTGTGCAAGCGCTAGCCAATGGCCTGTACACAGTGCGCGTAACCCTCGATGGTGTACGGTATAGCAGCCGGGTAGCAGTACAGCACTAG
- a CDS encoding heavy metal translocating P-type ATPase: protein MEQTTKTETLDIEGMTCASCASFVEKSLTRTPGVQRAVVNFATEKATIDYLPTQASPATLKEAVVQAGYGVSERAPDISAADRQAEIDQQKALAYVRLKRRFWVATALAVLIMPLSMLMLWPAMMARINMQTLNYSLLALTLPVLLYSGHEFYTSAWNSFKHRAANMDTLIAVGTGAAFLYSLAATVVPGWFMRWGILPEVYYDTTATIIALILLGKVLELRAKTQTSAAIKALMGLQAKTARVVRPGGQEVDVPIEQVKLGDVVVVRPGEKVATDGLITEGSSAVNEAMLTGESLPVEKKAGDPVFGATLNKTGSFRFRVTKVGADTMLSQIVKLVEDAQGSRAPIQRLADKVSAIFVPTVVVIAILTFVLWFDLAPVESRLPLALVNFVAVLIIACPCALGLATPTAIMVSTGKGAEHGVLIRNAEALEKAHQVNTVLLDKTGTITRGEPTVTDFVPAAGQDASLLLQVVAAVERQSEHPLAEAVVRYADSRQTVVVPASGFQAVEGKGAQAEVNSQPVLIGNLRLLEEAGISLPPAVRQQADDLLAQTKTVLYVAVAGQAAGVIGVADTVRETSAAAIKRLQGMGIEVVMMTGDNPQTAAQVAGQVGITRYFAEVLPGDKASKVTELQAEGRTVAMVGDGINDAPALAQADIGLAMGGGTDVAMEAAGITLMRSDLQGVVTAIDLSRQTIRTIKQNLFFAFIYNTLGIPIAAGLLYPFFGILLSPMLAAGAMALSSVSVLTNSLRLRSFSPIKK, encoded by the coding sequence ATGGAACAGACCACCAAAACCGAAACCCTCGACATCGAAGGCATGACCTGCGCCTCCTGCGCGTCCTTCGTCGAAAAGTCCCTGACCCGCACGCCGGGCGTACAGCGGGCCGTGGTCAACTTCGCCACCGAAAAGGCCACCATCGACTACCTGCCCACGCAGGCCAGCCCAGCCACGCTGAAAGAGGCTGTCGTGCAGGCCGGCTACGGCGTGAGTGAGCGCGCCCCCGATATCAGCGCCGCCGACCGGCAGGCCGAAATCGACCAGCAGAAAGCGCTGGCCTACGTCAGACTCAAGCGCCGCTTCTGGGTGGCCACGGCGCTGGCCGTGCTCATCATGCCGCTGAGCATGCTCATGCTCTGGCCCGCGATGATGGCCCGCATCAACATGCAGACACTGAACTACAGTCTGCTCGCGCTGACTTTGCCGGTGCTGCTCTACAGCGGGCACGAGTTCTACACCTCGGCCTGGAACAGCTTTAAGCACCGGGCTGCCAACATGGACACCCTAATTGCCGTGGGCACCGGGGCCGCCTTCCTCTACAGCCTCGCCGCAACGGTGGTGCCGGGCTGGTTTATGCGCTGGGGCATCCTGCCCGAAGTGTATTACGACACCACGGCCACCATCATTGCCCTGATTCTGCTGGGCAAGGTGCTGGAGCTGCGGGCCAAAACGCAGACGTCGGCGGCCATCAAGGCCCTGATGGGGTTGCAAGCCAAAACGGCCCGGGTGGTGCGCCCCGGCGGCCAGGAAGTGGACGTGCCCATCGAGCAAGTGAAGCTTGGTGATGTGGTGGTCGTGCGGCCGGGCGAAAAAGTAGCCACCGACGGCCTCATCACGGAGGGTAGCTCCGCCGTGAACGAGGCCATGCTCACCGGCGAAAGCCTGCCGGTGGAGAAGAAAGCCGGCGACCCAGTGTTCGGTGCCACGCTCAACAAAACCGGCTCTTTCCGCTTCCGGGTGACCAAGGTGGGGGCCGACACCATGCTCTCGCAGATTGTGAAGCTGGTGGAAGACGCCCAGGGTAGCCGCGCCCCCATCCAGCGTTTGGCCGATAAAGTCAGCGCTATTTTTGTGCCCACCGTGGTAGTCATTGCCATCCTGACGTTCGTGCTCTGGTTTGACTTGGCCCCGGTGGAAAGCCGGTTGCCACTGGCGCTGGTCAATTTCGTGGCCGTGCTCATCATTGCCTGCCCCTGCGCGTTGGGCCTGGCCACGCCCACGGCCATCATGGTCAGCACCGGCAAAGGGGCCGAGCACGGCGTACTGATTCGTAACGCCGAGGCATTGGAGAAAGCCCACCAGGTGAATACCGTGTTGCTCGACAAGACCGGTACCATCACCCGCGGCGAGCCCACCGTGACGGACTTCGTGCCGGCAGCCGGCCAGGATGCGAGCCTGCTCCTGCAAGTAGTAGCCGCCGTGGAGCGGCAGAGTGAGCACCCATTGGCCGAAGCCGTGGTGCGCTACGCCGACTCCCGGCAAACGGTAGTGGTACCGGCCAGCGGTTTTCAGGCCGTGGAAGGAAAAGGCGCGCAGGCTGAGGTAAACAGCCAGCCCGTGCTCATCGGCAACTTGCGCCTGCTCGAAGAAGCCGGCATCTCCCTGCCCCCGGCCGTGCGCCAACAGGCCGACGATCTGCTAGCCCAGACCAAAACGGTGCTCTACGTGGCCGTGGCCGGCCAGGCAGCCGGGGTAATTGGCGTGGCCGATACTGTGCGCGAAACCTCGGCCGCCGCCATCAAGCGGCTGCAGGGTATGGGCATTGAAGTAGTGATGATGACCGGCGACAACCCCCAGACCGCCGCGCAGGTGGCCGGCCAGGTGGGCATCACGCGCTACTTTGCCGAGGTATTGCCCGGCGATAAGGCCAGCAAGGTGACGGAGCTGCAGGCCGAAGGCCGCACGGTGGCCATGGTCGGCGACGGCATCAACGATGCGCCCGCGCTGGCCCAGGCCGATATTGGCCTAGCAATGGGCGGCGGCACCGACGTAGCGATGGAAGCAGCGGGTATCACCCTGATGCGCTCCGACCTGCAGGGCGTGGTAACGGCCATCGACCTCTCGCGCCAGACTATCCGCACCATCAAGCAAAACCTGTTTTTCGCCTTTATCTACAACACGCTGGGCATTCCCATTGCGGCCGGACTGCTGTATCCCTTCTTCGGTATCCTGCTCTCGCCCATGCTGGCGGCGGGCGCCATGGCCCTGAGCTCAGTATCGGTGCTCACCAACTCGCTGCGGCTGCGCAGCTTCTCCCCCATTAAGAAATAA
- a CDS encoding transposase: MPADFPPWPTVYYYFSEWTADGTWQRVSDCWTIEACEQVKKCPAHGSHPRQSKREEHGHQHPLCGLRRGQTR; this comes from the coding sequence ATGCCGGCCGACTTTCCCCCTTGGCCCACGGTGTACTACTATTTCAGCGAATGGACCGCCGATGGCACCTGGCAACGGGTCAGTGATTGTTGGACGATAGAAGCCTGCGAGCAGGTAAAAAAATGCCCAGCCCACGGCAGCCATCCTCGACAGTCAAAGCGTGAAGAACACGGCCACCAGCACCCGTTGTGTGGGTTACGGCGCGGGCAAACGCGTTAA
- a CDS encoding ArsI/CadI family heavy metal resistance metalloenzyme: MSIFPRMHVSLYVADLAATVNFYTAFFGQPATKIKPGYAKYVLDAPSLIISFVQNPERVHSNFGHLGFQVETLPELEQRLATARQAGLVQREEMGTSCCYAKQDKFWVNDPDGTEWEVYYFHEDAEFNDPRYQQEYDAAADTGQCCIAPAATAAVPVMAPMAFTLVDTGTSTGAACTPGGTCC, translated from the coding sequence ATGAGCATTTTCCCCCGCATGCATGTGTCGCTGTACGTCGCAGACCTAGCAGCAACCGTCAATTTCTACACGGCTTTTTTTGGGCAGCCGGCCACTAAAATCAAGCCCGGCTACGCTAAATACGTGCTGGATGCGCCTTCTCTCATCATTTCCTTCGTGCAGAACCCGGAGCGGGTACACAGCAATTTCGGGCATCTGGGCTTTCAGGTAGAAACCCTGCCGGAGCTGGAGCAGCGGCTGGCCACCGCCCGGCAGGCGGGTTTGGTGCAGCGGGAGGAAATGGGCACCAGCTGCTGCTACGCCAAGCAGGACAAGTTCTGGGTGAACGACCCGGATGGCACGGAATGGGAGGTATATTATTTCCACGAAGATGCCGAGTTCAACGACCCGCGCTACCAGCAGGAGTATGATGCCGCTGCCGATACTGGCCAGTGCTGCATTGCCCCGGCCGCTACCGCCGCAGTACCGGTTATGGCTCCTATGGCTTTCACGCTGGTTGATACAGGTACCTCCACCGGAGCCGCTTGTACTCCGGGCGGTACCTGCTGCTAA
- a CDS encoding DUF305 domain-containing protein — protein sequence MKKSAFFFAAFCSGSLLVASCNSDKAADSTATTTETTTSGDMAGMDHSAMGHDGAAAAGSSPQLVAMNEMMTKMHADKPKGNTDHDFAHHMLEHHKGAVAMADIELRDGKDATMRRMAEQIKANQLQEITALEAAATRLDNAPTNYKPNDPADPFTSQMKASMDGMMQHMPKTVADPDMNFNMLMTVHHQSAVDMAKAELAHGKDTKLKEMAQQMITAQEKEIAEFKAWHQQNADKM from the coding sequence ATGAAAAAATCCGCTTTTTTCTTCGCCGCCTTCTGCTCGGGCTCCCTGCTGGTGGCCAGCTGCAACAGCGACAAAGCCGCCGATTCGACGGCCACGACCACTGAAACCACCACTTCCGGCGACATGGCCGGCATGGACCACTCGGCGATGGGCCACGATGGCGCGGCGGCGGCCGGCAGCTCGCCGCAACTGGTGGCCATGAACGAGATGATGACCAAGATGCACGCCGACAAGCCCAAGGGCAACACCGACCACGACTTCGCCCACCACATGCTAGAGCATCATAAGGGCGCGGTAGCAATGGCCGACATCGAGCTGCGCGACGGCAAGGACGCCACCATGCGCCGGATGGCCGAGCAAATCAAAGCCAACCAGCTCCAGGAAATCACCGCGCTGGAAGCCGCCGCCACCCGCCTGGATAATGCCCCGACCAACTACAAGCCCAACGACCCGGCGGACCCATTCACCAGCCAGATGAAGGCCTCAATGGACGGGATGATGCAACATATGCCCAAGACCGTGGCCGACCCGGATATGAACTTCAACATGCTGATGACGGTGCATCACCAAAGCGCCGTGGACATGGCCAAAGCCGAGCTGGCGCACGGCAAAGACACCAAGCTCAAGGAGATGGCGCAGCAGATGATTACCGCCCAGGAAAAGGAAATTGCCGAATTCAAGGCCTGGCACCAGCAAAACGCCGACAAGATGTAA
- a CDS encoding arsenate reductase ArsC, whose amino-acid sequence MKILVLCTGNSCRSQMLHGYLQQLIPAAQVYSAGVETHGLNPRAVQVMAEDGVDISRHTSNLATEYAAVPFDYVLTVCDHARETCPVLPGAATARRLHHSFPDPAQATGSEADILEAFRATRNQIRAYATDFSRTYRPQPGHTAA is encoded by the coding sequence ATGAAGATCCTGGTTTTGTGTACCGGCAACTCCTGCCGCAGCCAGATGTTGCATGGCTACCTGCAACAGCTTATACCAGCCGCGCAGGTGTACTCGGCGGGGGTAGAAACGCATGGTCTGAACCCGCGCGCGGTACAGGTAATGGCCGAAGATGGCGTGGATATCAGCCGCCATACGTCTAACTTGGCTACCGAATACGCAGCCGTCCCGTTCGATTACGTGCTGACTGTGTGCGACCATGCCCGCGAAACCTGCCCCGTGCTGCCAGGCGCGGCTACGGCCCGGCGGCTGCACCATAGTTTCCCGGACCCCGCCCAGGCTACGGGTTCAGAGGCCGATATTCTGGAAGCTTTTCGTGCTACCCGCAACCAGATACGCGCGTACGCGACGGATTTCAGTCGGACGTACCGGCCACAGCCGGGCCACACAGCAGCG
- a CDS encoding heavy metal-binding domain-containing protein — protein MYRIPLSLLALAGLLTTTSCSPESESSSATNTVTTPTNGPAEGTADHGGGHTYACPMHPEVTSTKDGEKCPKCGMKLEHNDAVSNGKTYEMKLVPTPTQVTAGQPVTLAFTPHETGNEAAPVPLAVVHEKKIHLIIVSKDLGQFYHEHPEYTAAGDYKVQYTFPKGGEYVLFQDYTPTGSGHQLGRQPLTVKGPAYAPVKFKNDDMQWGQDGYQATLSFDKDLKVGQLLGMKINISKGGQPVTDLANYLGALGHVVVISEDTQNYLHVHPNDQADKGPNIGFNTNFEKPGLYRVFLQFNHAGTIHTSDFTINVKA, from the coding sequence ATGTACCGCATACCGCTTTCTCTGCTGGCCCTGGCCGGCCTGCTTACTACCACCAGCTGCTCGCCCGAATCGGAATCAAGCAGCGCCACCAACACCGTCACGACGCCCACCAACGGCCCGGCCGAAGGCACCGCCGACCACGGCGGCGGCCACACCTACGCCTGCCCTATGCACCCCGAAGTAACCAGCACCAAGGACGGCGAAAAGTGCCCCAAGTGCGGCATGAAGCTGGAGCACAACGACGCCGTTTCCAATGGCAAAACCTACGAAATGAAGCTCGTGCCCACACCCACGCAGGTGACGGCCGGGCAGCCCGTCACGCTGGCTTTCACGCCCCACGAAACTGGCAACGAGGCCGCGCCCGTGCCGCTGGCCGTGGTGCACGAGAAGAAGATTCACCTCATCATCGTTAGCAAAGACCTGGGCCAGTTCTACCACGAGCACCCCGAGTACACCGCCGCCGGCGACTACAAGGTGCAGTACACGTTTCCCAAGGGCGGCGAGTACGTACTGTTTCAGGACTACACGCCTACCGGATCGGGCCACCAGCTGGGCCGCCAGCCCCTCACGGTAAAAGGCCCGGCCTACGCGCCCGTCAAGTTCAAAAACGACGATATGCAGTGGGGGCAGGACGGCTACCAGGCCACGCTTTCCTTCGATAAAGACCTGAAAGTGGGCCAGCTGCTGGGCATGAAAATCAACATCAGCAAAGGTGGGCAGCCGGTGACGGACTTGGCCAACTACCTCGGCGCGTTGGGCCACGTGGTGGTCATCAGCGAGGATACGCAGAACTACCTGCACGTGCACCCCAACGACCAAGCCGACAAAGGCCCCAACATCGGCTTCAACACCAACTTCGAGAAGCCCGGCCTGTACCGCGTGTTCCTGCAGTTCAACCACGCGGGCACCATTCACACCAGCGACTTCACCATCAACGTGAAGGCCTAG
- a CDS encoding universal stress protein produces MFTFHVLTDFSAAATNALHYAVVLGRHVGGQVRLWHVLPEAAGFDAPYFGGLREARPVAEAQYLLQELVKRVQQHLPCSAALITEKPTQKLTALIGTGSGNVVVVGNGNPVKAMRHAGTSTALHLIKTLAQPLLVVPNTYRAGRIPSRIVLDTDRRAVRLPQAAETITGLLAQLTTSPEPLTLTHLSSDVDELLTRIIPSVIGLHVYTSESSPAMEDVASRIRQMGLLEGVAHTVTSARHPCVEEGIRHAADRHRADLLTFVTRQRMFAGRQFLQSVTAGLLAHSRIPVLTIPEA; encoded by the coding sequence ATGTTCACTTTCCACGTGCTAACGGACTTTTCAGCGGCGGCTACCAACGCTCTGCATTACGCCGTAGTGTTGGGACGACATGTGGGGGGCCAAGTGCGGCTGTGGCACGTATTGCCCGAAGCCGCCGGCTTTGATGCGCCGTATTTCGGGGGCTTGCGCGAAGCCCGCCCCGTTGCTGAAGCCCAGTATCTGCTACAGGAGTTGGTGAAGAGAGTGCAGCAGCATCTACCCTGCTCAGCGGCTCTTATCACGGAGAAACCCACGCAAAAGTTAACCGCTTTGATCGGAACAGGGTCCGGAAACGTAGTGGTAGTAGGCAACGGTAACCCTGTAAAGGCGATGCGCCACGCGGGAACCAGCACGGCCCTACACCTCATTAAAACCCTGGCCCAGCCGTTGCTGGTTGTACCGAATACCTACCGAGCCGGCAGGATTCCAAGCCGGATTGTGCTGGACACGGACCGCCGAGCGGTCCGGCTGCCCCAGGCCGCCGAAACCATTACTGGCCTGTTAGCCCAGCTTACAACTTCTCCCGAGCCTCTCACGCTCACCCACCTGTCCAGCGACGTGGACGAGTTGCTGACCCGCATCATTCCCTCGGTCATAGGGCTGCATGTGTATACTTCCGAGTCCTCGCCGGCAATGGAGGATGTAGCCTCCCGCATCCGGCAGATGGGGCTGCTGGAAGGCGTTGCTCACACGGTTACTTCGGCCAGGCACCCGTGCGTGGAAGAAGGCATTCGTCACGCCGCCGACCGGCATCGGGCGGATTTGCTGACGTTTGTAACGCGGCAGCGGATGTTTGCCGGCCGGCAGTTTTTGCAAAGCGTTACTGCCGGATTACTCGCGCACAGCCGCATTCCGGTGCTTACTATCCCAGAGGCCTGA
- a CDS encoding fasciclin domain-containing protein: MKDMTMTTGAGVMVGGAMMTPDKDIVDNAVNSTDHTTLVAAVKAAGLVETLKSAGPFTVFAPTNAAFEKLPAGTVTTLVMPENKQKLTTILTYHVVPGRLLAADLKDGQTLTTVEGETLTVHRNGNMVMIHDAKGGMANVTTADAVSKNGVTHVIDTVLMPTK; the protein is encoded by the coding sequence ATGAAGGATATGACCATGACAACCGGTGCAGGCGTTATGGTAGGCGGCGCAATGATGACCCCCGATAAGGACATTGTAGACAATGCTGTCAATTCCACCGACCACACCACGCTGGTAGCCGCCGTGAAAGCGGCCGGTTTGGTAGAAACGCTGAAAAGCGCGGGGCCCTTCACGGTATTTGCTCCTACCAACGCTGCTTTTGAAAAACTCCCCGCGGGTACTGTTACCACCCTGGTAATGCCCGAGAACAAGCAGAAACTCACCACCATCCTCACCTATCACGTAGTGCCCGGCCGTCTGCTGGCTGCTGATCTGAAAGATGGTCAGACCCTGACCACGGTGGAAGGCGAAACCCTGACGGTACACCGTAACGGCAACATGGTGATGATTCATGACGCCAAAGGCGGTATGGCTAACGTAACCACGGCTGACGCAGTATCGAAAAATGGCGTAACGCACGTTATCGACACGGTGCTGATGCCGACCAAATAA
- a CDS encoding cupredoxin domain-containing protein, which produces MDTTEIIVTLAGLALSGFVIWYFFFSARQTAAAVSTSNGVQQVDITVKGGYSPDVIEVERGKPVQLSFYRDEENSCSEELLMPDFSIRRDLPAFKTTLVELLPQQAGTFTFTCGMGMLRGSLVVK; this is translated from the coding sequence ATGGACACCACCGAAATCATCGTGACGCTGGCAGGCCTGGCGCTGTCCGGCTTCGTTATCTGGTACTTCTTCTTCTCGGCCCGTCAGACGGCGGCGGCCGTTTCCACGTCAAACGGCGTGCAGCAGGTGGACATCACCGTGAAAGGCGGCTACTCACCCGACGTGATTGAGGTAGAGCGCGGCAAGCCCGTGCAGCTGAGCTTCTACCGCGACGAAGAGAACTCCTGCTCCGAGGAGTTGCTGATGCCCGACTTCAGTATCCGCCGCGACCTGCCGGCCTTCAAAACCACTTTGGTGGAGTTGCTGCCCCAGCAGGCGGGCACATTCACATTTACCTGCGGTATGGGGATGCTGCGGGGCAGCCTCGTGGTAAAGTAA